The DNA region ttccttttagttgttgttttttctttttattttgttcagtttcatttacattttctttatgCTTCTTCTCGGCTTCTTATTTGCCAGTCTGTCCTTTGCCTTACCTTCGAAAAGACATTTCACAAAGTTTTCTCATTCACATCAGAGGAAAGCAGTTTCTTCCAAGTTTCTCAGTTCGGTTTTTAGTGCCACGCCCATGTGCCTGTCATGTGCGGCTGCAATTGAAGGACatgcaaaaataatttatgcaCCAGAAAAGgagaatttttgtttctgaaTGTGTGAAATTGTTATTCAAAATAGAATCCTATGTACATTGGTGGACAAAAGTCCACAGATTCTATAAAATACATTCAATAAAACATTCTCAAATCTTTTTCCTCTCAAAAACTTTAGTTAGAACTCAAATCTGGCTAGAAGAGAAACTTTGAAACTGAAACAAAGGTCATGCAcaattttcacaatttttgcaccttgattcaaaaaaaaaaaagagaaaaacacacaaacacacacacacatacacacatacagtgacaccaattaaaatttttgcatattatTCTTATCTTTTCCTCTTATATTTCGTCTGCATGtcgttgttattgttgatgtattgtttatttatttctttgatttatttattatgaaaACAGCTATTCAATTACTTAGTATTTCGACACCATTTACCCTACTCTACACCCTACAACCCTGGCAAAGGGGTATGATAAATTTGAACAgcaaaagaaaccaaaaaccagagggccggggctaacttcgaccgcgtcaaagtttgtctacccttgcaacttttatggtaactctttccttacctatagccatcaaagtgaaaaaaacgttcaatctaaaaaggctaatgtttgcgaaagaacggcctacaatcttagcaaaggaaataacgaagatattgatcaaagtcactgttttccaccttccgttcctatgggagctatatgatatagttagccgatctttatcaaatttggcacagtgaTTAAcggatatattaaactaacaaatgtttaatttgaaagcaatcgcgtcaaaagtgacgaagttattgacaaaagtcactgttttcgaaagatcgttcctatgggagctatatgatatagtcacccgatcttgatcaaatttggcacagtcgtttatatgtgtaattaactcaccaatattatttcatgacaatagctcagaaaataacgaagttattaagaaaagtcactgttcgtgactttgccatttgtatgggagctatatgatgtagtTATCCGATCCGGATATacaatccgagatatacaacgcctgcagtatatacaagcctacatgcaaaatttcagctctgtagctccaacggtctagcaggagtttgcgttgatctagacggacggacggacggacggacatggctatttgaactcgtctcgtcgtgctaatcaagaatatatatactttatatgatcggaaatgcttccttctatgcgttgcacacttttgaccaaaattaatataacctttttttgggtataaaaaaccaacaaaattgaaaagcatatatgtgtatatatatttaaactctTTGTACGATGACTTAAAGTTGTAATCATGTTTAACATAACATTTCGAAAAGCAAATTAATTTTCCTTTGaaactatttaaaatgaaaatctaTTTGACGAAATGtatcaaataataattttttgcaatataattaaatcgaaaatatattcatatttattagttaataaactcgtgtcaaatatttatatgcttttgattttgtttaaagTTAGTTGCTGGTATTATCTACATTCAAATTTATGATACACCTAATCTAAGCTATTTATTTAGTTTGCTTATCCTAAATAAATACTATCCACTTTTAATTAGTTGCGGCGCTCGTTTTTGcctctcgttctctctctctctctctctctctttcttttgttgtttagtttggcttttaattttgttttattgttagTTTCCTTAGTTTCTTTACTTTTCCATTCATTATTATGATTCTAGTTTTgatatatttcttttcttttttttgttacgtTAACTTAATTTGTTGTAAATGCTAAtcctactactactactactacctACAAGACTGTCGTATCTATATCTCTATATATtgcaatataaatatatatagcatacatatttatatcgAAAAGAATTGGTCAAAGACAATGAAAAATGATaacgccaaaaaaaaaaaaaaatccgaTAAACCAAAACTCTACACTTACTGCAAGCACCAAGAaaggtaaaacaaaaaaaaaacaacttacaataccaaaatttaatatatcaTTTAGTTATcgattattttgttttgattacCGATTCCAATGCCGccgattgattgattgattgaccTTACCCACCCACTGAATAACCCTGCCAACAAAATTGTCCATTTCTTCTAAATCTCCAATTATACaatttatgatttttgttCAATTAATGTCAGGGTTTCGGtatgttttaaaatttggAATTCtcatctctctccctcttcaaATTACAATTCTCCAAAgatgaaaaataagaaaacaaaaaacttctctatcaaaaactatatatgtacctactcTTATGTTATTGTTTCTCAAAaatttctcctttttttctggcaattctctctttctctatatacattcaagtatatataaatatcccTTTTATGTTCGTCGATTCCTTTTTGTGTTCATTGCAATGCTTTTGCCCACCGTTTTAGCGGCCTTCCCTCCTTCATGCTGTGCGATGCTATCCGTGGTAAGGTGGGAAGAGGAATCACCTTACCCTTCACACAAGTCCACTTACTATTCTCTTGATATCGATCTCTCTTTCAATCTCTCTGTCTCACTATCTCTCTTTTACTTACTCTTCTCACTGTCGATTCATTCATTTGTcaattgaatattttgttCTTCTACTTCATTTCTctgttcttcttttttaatattctctctatatctctctctctctctctctgctccTTCTAACTCTCCATTTCTCAGTCTCTTCACATATCTTGCATTTTAATGTAGGCCTAAGTCTCTGTGTTAATCTCAATTGAATCAAAATTTATGTTTACTAAAGCAAACTCCATTGAATATATGACTGATTGGATTGTCTTCTCTTGTAtatcttcctctctctctctcgctctctttctaTGTGTAGCTATCACCTGGTCGAGAATGTTCGGATACAGATCTGGAAGCGCCACCTGCCTCACAGAGTCAAGACTGCGAACCGACGCCGCCGTTGCAGCGTCATAATTCGAGTAATTTTTATCTGCCCCAGGTTAGCGATGGTGTTGTCGGTCCTACGGGTCTTAATGGTAACATAAGTACGGGCATGGGTGTGGTGCCCAATAATTCGCAAGGGGGCGGCGGAGGTGATTCACCAAGACATATGCGTGTCTATCATCCCAGACATAGTCCGCATGCGAGACCCAGGTAACCAAGCTATTGCATTTCATATATAATTCTAGTGCAATTTATTGAtcaattctttttttataccacAGGGGTCTAGATCCTCAGCGTGGCTATACGACAAGTGATACCCTATCGCCGGATCATCCTGGCAGTGTAATAGGAGTTGGTTATGTCGGTGTCGGCCCCAAtggccagcagcagcaacaacagcaggtTATTTCAGTAGCACAAAATCAACGTAGTGGGACCACAACGGCCACGCCCACCATGCAACAACGAATTAAGCCACTGGGCGTGGCAACGCCTCTTGTGATGGCCAGCCCAGTGAGAAGGTGAGTTGTGTTCAGTTAATTGAAAACCAAATTGAAGCAATTAATTGATTGTTTCGCCAAAGATCCACAAAACGCCGCTGTTTCACGCTCACGAAATGCATTCGCGCGAGGGCTATTCAAAAAGTCTATGACTTAAACTCTTGCCTAATGAAGTGGATAATACATAAGTTGATTGTGTGTTGAGATAAATGCAAAAGTATCCCAGCACTTTGGACTATGGGGCCCTTGACTTCATTTTAAGAAGGAGGGTGTCTAAAACTTTTTGATTAGCCCTCGCATGTCTTCTTATTGAtgttgcattttgttttgtttggttgcgTTTGCTTCATTCCGCTCGCCGATCGCCCATCGTCCCGCCcgctcgctcgctcgctcAAGTTTCCCTTTACTGTGATTGCTTTTGTTCGTTGTACATCTGTGTATGGGGGCGCGTTTGGCGGGAACTAGTTCAAAATTTCTATCATTGGCttacaccaaaaaaaaaaaaaaaaaccaaactgaGAAACTAATTTGGAGCAAGCTACTAGTTAACAATTTGACTGTCTTAGAAATCCAGCAGCAAATGTTATGAGTTTTCTGTAATCTCTCCATCTCCTCCatcatgtatgtgtatatgtatctctctatctctgcTTATTTTTCTCTATCGCTCCACCTTTCCTCTCTTCGTCTCTAGTTATCTTTACCTTATTTTGTGATtcattacatattttttttttttacattaaaaTGCTTTTCCTCTACCCCAATTAAATGATTGAtgaaaaactaattaattatatttcaactttttctttttttctttaattttattttcctaTTCCGtgtgttgtgttttattttattttaattttatatttgttttgcgTCTGTTTCtgtctgttttgttttctattttgctttatttattcTTAGTCAATACTCAAATTCTGAGAACAGTACTAATTCTTAGGcttaaaaacagaaaaaaagaaaccgaaaactaagaaaaatataaaataaatgaataatttataaatttaagtcTTAAATGTAAGTTTAATGTGTTAAACATATAagtgtgagagaaagagagaggatACCAGGAATGAACCAGTTCAGTTCAGCTTTATCGTTCTCATCGACCTCCTCGTTGCCCTGTTGTCGTCGTTATCGTCGTTTCTATGCTCTTTTTTCTGCTCTCAAGACTCCCCACTTCTActaccaaccaaccaaccaaccaaccaaccaatgaaccaaccaaccaaccaaacgACCTACTACAACTATCAtcaaaacaccaaaaacaaaaaaaaataaataaataaaacaaaaacaaactgcaCCTTAGTACGTACTCTACCTACTTCTACTTTATTTCCACGTGAGGTGAGTTCtccttttcgttttcttttccGTTGCGGTTTCCTTTCTCATTCTTGTTTTGCGTCCGCCTTTAACACCtcaaactttttatttttatctacATATAAGAAAGCATtgatacacacatacatacatatgtatgttgatCAACTTaactcattctctttctctctatctctatcatGCATAAACACACAACATTGTCAACTAATAGGTGCAGggaaattgtaaatattttccaTTATTTATCAAATGTACAAAAGATTTTGTATACACAAaacccatcatcatcatttacGAGATTAAAAACAATCAATTTCATtgtggtgaccccgacgtggCATTTTAATATTGATCAATCTGATTTAAATAATAGATGGATTAACATATATACCACTGAAATACCTGTATATAATGCGCTTGTTTGATCAAACCTTTTGTTATTAAGTTTCAAAACAGAAAATTACATtgtggtgaccccgacgtgaGATTgtaaatttaatcaaaatctttCAAACAATAGTTGGCCATgctattaaactaacaaatttttttattctatataCTATCaattctttctctctatctctcctGTTTGGTATAgaagtaaacaaaaattcgATTATATTACATAAAAAGACAATCTCTCACTGCTCGAGCACAAAAAACAGTAGCAcgaaaaaatacgaaaaatttccgttttttatttatttcaattcaatatatttttggtttcttgTCCTAAATTTGGCGCGCAAATAATTATTATCCTTTTCCTTAAGTCATTGGCTAAAATaagaacaataacaaaatataatgGACAACAGTAATAgcaatggcagcagcagcagcagcagcagcagcagcagcaatccaAATCAAGCGAAGCCTCTaaatttattaagtaaaacaTTGCCCTTAACGGCGGCCACTCCGCCCCAGTTGCGGGCTCGTCGTCAATTTAGTTTCAATGGCATGCACTTTGAGACGAACGGCCTCCATAGGATTAAGGGAGGAGGTGGAGCTGCCGCTGGCCTAACAGTCAGACCGGATGCCAACCAGTCTTCGGGAGTTCTTCATTATCAGAATCAGCACCAGCAGAATTATCATACTTATAATCAtccccatcatcatcagcagcagcagcagcagcagcagcagccccaGCCCCAGCCGCAGCTACCACGAAGCGAGGATAATGGTGACGGAGAGAAAATGTTACATACGTCAAGGATTAGTTTGGGTGATCGGGCATCGCAAATGAGCACATTTCGTAAAAGGATGCAACGTATGCCATGGCACAAGACCGATGCAATAGGAGACAGGGCAGGCGGTGGCGAGCGTCCGTCAAATTTTGTGCCCGGTAGACGCTTCGCTCCATCTCCATCTGAAACGTTTCCCATATGTGAGAGGGATGATGGAAATCGTCAGGACAACAGCAAGcttgataattattataataccAA from Drosophila willistoni isolate 14030-0811.24 chromosome XL unlocalized genomic scaffold, UCI_dwil_1.1 Seg141, whole genome shotgun sequence includes:
- the LOC26530234 gene encoding uncharacterized protein DDB_G0283357; this translates as MDNSNSNGSSSSSSSSSSNPNQAKPLNLLSKTLPLTAATPPQLRARRQFSFNGMHFETNGLHRIKGGGGAAAGLTVRPDANQSSGVLHYQNQHQQNYHTYNHPHHHQQQQQQQQQPQPQPQLPRSEDNGDGEKMLHTSRISLGDRASQMSTFRKRMQRMPWHKTDAIGDRAGGGERPSNFVPGRRFAPSPSETFPICERDDGNRQDNSKLDNYYNTNENEQEEEAATAANSRIISHGGSSYRRGAIGDGNSAPRFVLNQSMLARGAGGLGTTLHYSKMDYITLIGFLLGCIMSNILFFLCWYFSWLKCQVIKLRKHFLGHANLWDFFDFEDTTRYSMQTKLILAPIIVACSLLYCVVNVLHLMFKLVRADVPRTVVDVVQRVANSGLLSNGGRYRWS